In the Candidatus Electrothrix sp. GW3-4 genome, one interval contains:
- a CDS encoding PilZ domain-containing protein, which produces MKTKNARHYTRVDFQRDVHLYFDGKKYIHHTVNNLSLGGLYVKGAFEQQQGDTCTVELSNPDNNQLGIELRARCSVARVDDDGIALEFTSMGHESFLFLQTTLLYEAEDPMQLGAEFVKAISFELEPDEDDENAGE; this is translated from the coding sequence ATGAAGACTAAAAATGCCCGGCACTATACCCGGGTTGATTTCCAACGAGATGTACACCTTTATTTCGACGGAAAAAAATATATACACCATACCGTCAACAATCTCAGTTTGGGCGGGCTGTACGTTAAGGGGGCATTTGAGCAGCAACAAGGCGATACCTGTACAGTGGAACTCAGCAACCCTGATAATAATCAGTTAGGGATTGAACTGCGTGCCCGTTGCTCTGTTGCCAGGGTGGATGACGATGGTATTGCCCTTGAGTTTACCTCAATGGGTCACGAAAGTTTTCTTTTTCTTCAGACGACCTTACTCTACGAAGCTGAGGACCCCATGCAGTTGGGGGCAGAATTCGTCAAGGCGATCTCTTTTGAGCTGGAGCCAGATGAAGATGATGAAAATGCTGGAGAGTGA
- the queA gene encoding tRNA preQ1(34) S-adenosylmethionine ribosyltransferase-isomerase QueA codes for MSDMSECNEMAENAVQEIYRLSSYDYPLPEEQIAQQPAKQRDLSRLLVLDCLDNSRRHTQFETLYELLGPGDLLVVNNTKVFPARLFGRKETSGKVEMLLLQFPVYVKEEDGICQTTTQALIKSSKRPKLGSVLHFSDTLQARVEALLPDGKAEVRLFSPAHADLEQLLEQHGEIPLPPYIKRPEGSTQEDALRYQTKYARHIGSVAAPTAGLHLSNPFIKKLRDAGIGFAEVTLHVGYGTFAPVRCEDIRDHTLHKELIRVPEETAEAINTTRENGGKIWAVGTTTARTLEFAAGYADKMGRLRAIEELCGLYIYPGYRFKIVDNLITNFHLPKSSLLFMVAALAGKERLFKAYEEAVERGYRFFSYGDAMAIITKK; via the coding sequence ATGTCTGATATGTCTGAATGTAATGAGATGGCAGAAAATGCCGTGCAGGAGATCTACCGTCTCTCCTCCTATGATTATCCTTTACCGGAAGAACAGATAGCTCAACAACCTGCAAAGCAGAGAGACCTATCACGCCTGCTGGTCCTGGATTGTCTGGATAACAGCAGACGGCATACCCAGTTCGAGACGCTTTACGAGTTGCTCGGCCCTGGTGATCTGTTGGTGGTGAATAACACCAAGGTCTTTCCGGCCCGTTTATTCGGACGTAAGGAGACCAGCGGCAAGGTCGAAATGCTTCTTCTTCAGTTTCCTGTTTATGTGAAGGAGGAGGACGGTATCTGCCAGACAACAACCCAAGCCTTGATAAAAAGCTCCAAACGCCCTAAGTTGGGGAGCGTTCTCCATTTTTCCGATACCTTGCAAGCAAGGGTAGAGGCCCTGCTCCCTGACGGCAAGGCAGAAGTCAGACTCTTCTCCCCAGCCCATGCCGATCTTGAACAGCTTCTGGAGCAACATGGAGAAATTCCGCTACCGCCTTATATCAAGCGACCTGAAGGCAGCACTCAGGAAGATGCGCTACGCTATCAGACAAAGTATGCTCGCCATATCGGTTCGGTTGCTGCGCCAACCGCAGGCTTACATCTCAGCAATCCATTCATAAAGAAGTTAAGAGATGCCGGAATAGGCTTTGCAGAGGTTACTCTGCATGTGGGGTATGGGACGTTTGCCCCTGTGCGCTGTGAGGATATTCGCGACCATACCTTGCATAAAGAATTGATTCGTGTTCCTGAAGAAACAGCTGAGGCGATAAATACAACCAGGGAAAACGGCGGCAAGATATGGGCCGTAGGTACGACCACCGCAAGGACGTTAGAATTTGCTGCCGGATATGCTGATAAGATGGGAAGGTTGCGAGCGATTGAAGAGCTCTGCGGTCTGTATATTTACCCAGGTTACCGATTTAAAATAGTGGACAACCTTATCACTAATTTTCATCTTCCCAAGTCCTCATTGCTGTTTATGGTTGCCGCATTAGCGGGAAAGGAACGCCTTTTCAAGGCGTATGAGGAGGCTGTGGAGCGGGGCTATCGCTTTTTCAGCTACGGTGATGCAATGGCGATTATCACCAAAAAATAG